Within Ananas comosus cultivar F153 unplaced genomic scaffold, ASM154086v1, whole genome shotgun sequence, the genomic segment ACGACGATGACGTGCGTTGACGCGGGTGTCACGAGCGCCTACAGGCGGCAGCTGCTGGCTTCCGTCGACATGCCGCTCGACAGCGACGTCTTCCGCGTGCCACCTGGCCGCAATGCCCCTCAGCAGGTGAGAGAGTTCGGATAGAAAGTACAAACCAGCCTATCTAGTGAGTGGTGGTCATGCGCTAGCTTTTATTCATTTGCGTGAATCATTGCTTAAATTTATCATTATACTTAACTGGGCTTTCGAAAGACATGGATTCAAAACTTCGATTTCAAAAGGTATGAACATAAGAAATCAAGCTATTTACTGATTAAATATGTACAAACAAAGCTCAGCAGGgtatatatacaattatattTTGCGCAAATGTGAAATTTATTCTATTATCCGCAAATCAATCGGATAGGAAACAACACAGGAAGTAGTAGTCTTAACTCTTAACAAGTATAGGACTAGTAATTAGAAATGTTGTCATGTTCTTATTTGCGAGTCATACATTAGAAACTGTCAAACAGGTTATACCTTTTTTGTCCTATAGAATGCATCCTACTAAGCTTTTTTCCTTCATTCTGATCAGTTTCATATCTTTctttatcatatatattctCATTCTTAAGTGAACTTCCCACCTAAAGTGTTTGATCTTTTTGCTCGACGAAGGTTCACATAACTCAAGGTGATCTTGAGGGCTCGGCCGTGATCGTATCATGGACTACTGCCGACGAGCCAGGATCTAGCAAGGTGCTCTATGGAACCTCAAAGGACAAGCTCAACAAATCCGCCAAGGGCAGCTACACTCGCTATCAATTCTACAACTACACCTCGGGATACATTCATCACTGTGTCCTCAAGGATTTGATGGTGATTCCTACTCACTTTCACGGCTTATGAATTCGAATATAAGcaaataacttaaataaattattctcaTTTTTTTCGGTAATTTGCAGTATGATACAACTTACTACTATACCGTCGGAGTCGGGCAAACAGAAAGGCAGTTCTGGTTCAAAAGTCCACCTAAAGTCGGTCCCGATGTTCCGTATACTTTTGGCCTCATTGGTAAATTCCCTTCATGggttctccttttctctttttagtttATCCTCTGGTTCCACATAAACATGTACGCAACAAATGCTTTCGAGAACCGATGTCAGTGTAATAGAAATTGTTATTCACAAAACAGGTAAGCCGAATCTGCATATTCATGGTAAATTAGAGTACATCAATTCCTGCACTATTAATGTCGACACCAAACGAGATCTTAACACCTATAAAGTTTTCAGAGCACCTTATGGATGTACATTCCTTGCCGTAGTTATTTTGGCACCAAGTCTAGTCGGTTTTTGTGTACTATAATGCAATCTAAGTTCTTTCGTGCAGGTGATCTTGGGCAAACTTATGATTCAAACATTACGCTCTCACACTACGACTCCAATTCGAACTCTGGGGCGTTGCTTTTTGTGGGTGACCTCAGTTATGCCGATGACTACCCGTTTCATGACAATGTGAGATGGGATACCTGGAGCCGGTTTATTGAGAGAAGCGCCGCCTACCAGCCTTGGATTTGGACAGTCGGAAACCATGAGATCGATTTTGCTCCTGAAATTGTGAGTAAACAGCTAGCAAAAATAAGTATACATTAATTTTAGTGTTGTTTTTGATCATTTGCGAACATCATAATGTGTATATGATCATTTGCTATTTGCTGTTATGTCTTCTACATCTCAA encodes:
- the LOC109705269 gene encoding purple acid phosphatase 2-like; translated protein: MGGSSRRAHPTTHVGLLLVAVFAAALAVTTMTCVDAGVTSAYRRQLLASVDMPLDSDVFRVPPGRNAPQQVHITQGDLEGSAVIVSWTTADEPGSSKVLYGTSKDKLNKSAKGSYTRYQFYNYTSGYIHHCVLKDLMYDTTYYYTVGVGQTERQFWFKSPPKVGPDVPYTFGLIGDLGQTYDSNITLSHYDSNSNSGALLFVGDLSYADDYPFHDNVRWDTWSRFIERSAAYQPWIWTVGNHEIDFAPEIGETEPFKPFLHRFPTPYKASNSTAPFWYSIKRASAHIIVLASYSAYG